From a single Oligoflexia bacterium genomic region:
- the selD gene encoding selenide, water dikinase SelD, with translation MIKKTSKTKIRLTQSVSCAGUAAKLSPALLRQAVKGLKQPADPRLLVGFDKADDAGVYLISPELALIQTVDFFTPIVDDPIWFGRIAAANSLSDVYAMGGKPLTALNVYCVPEDLDPKVIGQILQGGIEKMTEAKCALVGGHSVKDLELKYGLSVTGTIHPGRIFSNDKALVGQALVLTKKLGTGIITTAAKFEDCPKKLLKEAIEQMARLNERACNAMIKTDATSCTDITGFGFLGHLAEMTRASQVKAKIYSKKIPYFKGLEKLIADEYVTRGDKTNREYANNVVFKNVEMFMQSILFDPQTSGGLLISMSKSNVEKFQLEMKKAGQQSWVVGEITAKDRKGSIEVI, from the coding sequence ATGATCAAAAAAACGAGTAAAACTAAAATCAGGCTCACACAATCCGTTTCTTGCGCGGGTTGAGCCGCTAAACTGAGCCCAGCGTTGCTGCGGCAAGCAGTTAAAGGTCTAAAACAGCCGGCTGATCCCAGACTTCTTGTTGGGTTCGATAAAGCCGACGATGCAGGTGTGTATCTAATTTCTCCTGAACTTGCCTTGATTCAAACCGTTGATTTTTTTACTCCTATTGTTGATGATCCGATTTGGTTTGGGCGAATTGCTGCGGCCAATTCTTTAAGCGATGTTTACGCCATGGGTGGAAAGCCTTTAACCGCACTGAATGTATATTGTGTGCCTGAAGATCTTGATCCAAAAGTCATTGGTCAAATTCTTCAAGGTGGGATCGAAAAAATGACTGAAGCAAAATGCGCACTAGTCGGTGGGCATTCAGTGAAAGATCTTGAGTTAAAATACGGATTATCGGTTACGGGAACCATTCACCCTGGACGTATTTTTTCAAATGACAAAGCCCTTGTAGGGCAAGCATTGGTACTTACAAAAAAACTAGGCACAGGAATTATTACAACCGCAGCAAAGTTTGAAGATTGTCCCAAAAAACTTCTGAAAGAAGCCATTGAACAAATGGCAAGGCTCAATGAGCGAGCCTGTAATGCCATGATAAAGACAGATGCCACCTCATGCACAGATATTACGGGTTTTGGATTTTTGGGACATCTTGCTGAGATGACGCGCGCAAGTCAGGTGAAAGCTAAAATTTATTCTAAGAAAATTCCATATTTCAAAGGGCTTGAAAAGTTAATCGCAGATGAGTACGTCACTCGGGGTGATAAAACAAATCGTGAGTACGCAAATAATGTTGTATTTAAAAATGTCGAAATGTTTATGCAAAGTATACTTTTTGACCCGCAGACTAGCGGCGGTCTTTTAATTTCAATGTCTAAAAGTAATGTAGAAAAATTTCAACTTGAGATGAAAAAGGCAGGTCAACAGTCTTGGGTCGTTGGTGAAATCACGGCTAAAGATCGTAAGGGATCGATCGAAGTAATATGA
- a CDS encoding enoyl-CoA hydratase/isomerase family protein, with protein sequence MIETFYLDRPKSANALDLATAKQISLKIKNCTGLVIASKNSKVFCSGGDLKAYSKMKTKNEGIKVNREIRKTLDGFQKAPVIIVAAVEGICIGGGCELALAADRIVASSSARFAFKQVLLSLSPGWGGAQRLLNRVSASIAFDWLTSGRWVSAQEAFRCGLIDEITSPGTVEEKAHEFILERAFVTPELILKIKEIVANPSKEEKIFESLWFSKNHQTTLKR encoded by the coding sequence ATGATTGAAACTTTTTATTTAGATCGCCCAAAATCTGCTAATGCCCTTGATCTCGCTACTGCTAAACAAATTTCATTAAAAATTAAGAATTGTACAGGGCTTGTCATTGCCTCAAAAAATTCAAAAGTTTTTTGCTCTGGTGGCGATCTTAAAGCTTATTCAAAAATGAAAACAAAAAATGAAGGTATAAAAGTAAATCGCGAGATTCGAAAAACACTTGATGGGTTTCAAAAAGCCCCCGTTATAATAGTCGCAGCCGTTGAGGGTATATGTATTGGAGGAGGCTGTGAGTTGGCTTTAGCCGCTGATCGTATAGTGGCAAGTTCCAGTGCGCGTTTTGCCTTTAAACAAGTTTTACTTTCATTATCCCCTGGATGGGGCGGAGCACAGAGATTGTTAAATCGTGTCAGCGCTTCCATTGCCTTTGATTGGCTTACGTCAGGTCGCTGGGTGAGTGCGCAAGAAGCATTTCGTTGTGGTTTGATCGATGAGATCACGTCACCTGGTACTGTTGAAGAAAAAGCACATGAATTTATATTAGAACGTGCCTTCGTGACGCCAGAGTTGATTTTAAAAATAAAAGAAATTGTAGCGAATCCATCTAAAGAAGAGAAGATTTTTGAAAGTCTTTGGTTTTCAAAAAACCATCAAACCACATTAAAGCGGTAA